In Lathyrus oleraceus cultivar Zhongwan6 chromosome 2, CAAS_Psat_ZW6_1.0, whole genome shotgun sequence, the DNA window CATGTCTATCGAGATAGTCTTTACTAAATCTATGGCTAGTGGTTTAGTAAATGGATCAAGCAAATTATAACTTGATCTTATATATGTGAATGAAATGATTAcatccttaatcaattttctcaTGAAAGAATGTCTAAGTCATACTTGCCTAGACTTTCTTTTATACACATTTTTGTATACTCTAGGTAAAGTGGCTTGACTACAGCAATATATCAACATCtttgaaacattgtctttagcCAATGAAACTTCCAACAAAAGGTCCCTCAACCATTCAGCTTCTTCACCAGCAGAAGCAAGAGTCTCGAACTCTGATTTTATGGTTGAGAGAGTGATCCATATTTGTTTCCTACTCTTCCAAGAAATTGCACCCTCAACTAGTCTAAATATCCACCCAAATGCAAATGTATGATATCCAACACTCAGTATCCAACTCGCATCGATATATCCTTCTAATATGACAGGAAATCTACCATAATGGAGACCAATATTTTTAGTTTTCTTAAGATAGCCAAAAATTCTAATGATGGTCTTCTGGTGCTCACCATTTGGCTTGCTAGTAAATCTACTCATTTTACTAATTGCAAATGTTATGTCGGGTCTAGTACATTGCatgcacttgcatattccaattgagcCACAAATCTTCCATCATTATTTGGAAGTTTAACACTaggatcaaatggaatgatcaCTTCCTTAAATCCTAAGTGTTTGAACTTATCAAGCATTTTTTCAATATAAtgtgtttgactaagttcataatCCCCACTATTTCGCTTTAATTTCACCCCAAATTGTGTCAACTAGTATATAAATTAAAATGATCACCTTAGTTATGTTCACTTGTCTCAAATCTTCACTTGAATTTTTATGTTAAACCTTCTTGATCGACTTCATCATTAATGTCTATGACATTTTTTAtccttttcttctttgataacctttgtcttcatcaaaatttaACTAGATATAAGATGTATTCCTCATAATACCCCCCTTTTAAATATGacaaaatatttgaatttttgtTTTGATAATGATTGAAAAATCCCCCCTCCTAAGTTGTGTGTCTCCCTATTAATTGGTGAATCTTGCAACGACAAAGTCAAACTTTTGATGTCATTGTTAcggtgcttgttttaatccatacaAAGATTTGTCAAACTTATGCACCTTTTGTTCATTATCACATAACCTTCTAGCTGCTCCATGTAAATATCCTCATCGAGATCTATATTTAGGAATGTTATGTTGACATCCATTTTAGGAACTGTAAGGTCATGCAAAAAAGTTAACACTCTAATATTCGTTGTGCTTGCTACTAGTGCATATGTGTCAAAATAATAAACACCTTCTTTTGTTTGAAAACCTTTGGTCATTAATACAGAGTTGTTGGTATTTAGTGTACCATCACACTATGATACTTTCTTCTAAACAAGAGCAATCCCTTGAAGTTATTGCTTCCTTATAAGTCATATGATCATCTTCCACTTGAAGAATAATATGAATCTTACAAACAAAATTCTTATTATTTCCTTCCATTAGATAAAAGAAATAAATTGATTATCAACTTTGTTCGGTCCTAGATCCCTAGCCTCTCGGACTCTCTTGTTTATTCTAAGTTCTGGTTGTTTTCAATAATCAATGACGAACTTTCGATTTATGTTTCAACAATCCATGGAGAACCTTCCTCACTAGGTTCTTTGTTTATGGGAATATCGAATTCCATATCCTTCATAATGAGGTTCTCAAAGAATTTCACATCTCGGGATTCAATAGTTACATTAGACTCAAAATTCAATAGTCTATATATTTTACAATTATGTGTATAGCCTACAAATACATATTTGATCCCACTATGATTCAACTTATTCCTTTTAGGATTCGTGTTCTTATAATAAGCTACACATACCACACTCTAAAATAACTTATTTTTGTGCATTGCCTTTTCATTCCTCATATTgaaaaatatcattttttttcttcaaaagAATTTTATTCATTATATGACAGAAGGACTTTGTTACACAACAAATTTTATGTCATTCTTCCATTAtcaataaaatatttaataataatatttttacttTGAAATTACACTTCTATTTGAATATATCTAAAATATTCAATGCATTAAATATTTATAACAATTGACAACCATGATCATAActttttattttataaaaagaTTTAAAACATAAAAGTCATATTAACTAACACTCATTTATTTATATTCTcttaaaatatatattttattgCATAACTAACATAAGTATAATGAATTATATTTCTTAAATTCATGTTTAACATTCTTCTATGTTATATCCATataaaaatcacattaaaaaaataaacaatgaatcaaaatcattaatattttcaataatttttttcataaatatttGTCAACTTtcaataataaagaaaatgtACAAATTACTTTTAATATCAAGATGATCAAGAAATAATTTTTTCATATTAGCATGTATATATAATATGAAATAAgtaattttaaatttaataagTTATTGCACAAACAATAATACAATTTAAATGTGCCTACAACAATATTTTTACCAAATGTTGCATTATTTTGCCTATCATGACATTTTTATCAAATGTTGCATTGTTTGTTCTATAACAATATTTTTATCAAATATTGCACTGTTTAGCCTACAACAACAGTTTTCAAATGCTGTTTTATTTTGCATTCTGCAGTATTTTACTAAGTGttgtttattttttaattcaaaatagAAACTATCTACTACAACTACAACACTTAAGAAGAGTTGCctatttttgaattaaaaaattaacttttatttatataattttttattattttaaaacacatttaaaattattaattattaataatttaTAACACTTGGATTAATGATGTTGCTAAGAGTAAGAAAATCAACATGATtaattcaaattttaaaatattgAATAAAGAAGTTTTTGACAATGTTCTTCATAGAAAATGGAGAGGCTTTTCTCCCGTGCAATTTACCTCTCGTAAAATACCAACCACTTATTAAAGAGTGAGGTgctaatatatttttttttaaagaGAGAATAATAGGTTGATGAAATTTTAAAGGTGCTGATCAACAATATTACCTCTCTTAAAGAAATATTTTCACGAGAGACGATAAAACACAACGGATAATTATGCTCTAAGACACTTATTGGTTTCAAGAAGCTAAAGTTAAATGTATAAAGTTTGGAGGCCTTAATCCTagttttttgtttttattaatCCGCCTTCAAAAAATACTAGATTTTCTTTATTAATTCACCtttaaaagaagaaaaaatagAATCACAACTTTGCTGTAACAAATGGGTTGGAGATGATTTTTATCTTTCAAAAACTCAAACTCAAATCTTAAAACAATTATCATTCTCCGCCTCAATCTCCATCGAGAATGGAGaattaaaaacaaaaacatttATGAAATTCAAAAATAGCGTTAGTACAATTTGGAAGGTATCTTTTAGACGTCCCTAATACACACAAAAACACTTTGTAAGCGAGTCGTCCCCATTTTGTTAAAGGATTGATGGAAGGATGAATTTGAAAGTTAACTTTCAGACTAACCCATTGACATATTTTGAACTCAAGATAGTATGTTTATGTCACATTTCAGTGGAGAATCTGAATGATAAGTTTCAGACTAACCCTCATGACAGGAAGTTTTCATCTTGACAATAAATTTGTTATAAATTTGACATATTTTAATAAATCTTATATTTTAAATCATTTATACAAAATACACATAATTGTTAAAGTAGTGAGGAATTCTTGGAAAAACATCAAGAAGTGTAACATGTTTAGCAAGTTTGACTTTTGGGGCAGCATCAGAAGACACATGTTTTCCAGAAGACGATGTTGGAGACACGTGAACTCGGGAAGACGAAGCTTCTGCATCAAATGAAGTGACACCAACAACTGGACGTCATAGTCTGGCTTGTTTTCTTCGAAATGAAGCATATTGGGTCATTCTACCATGTCTCAAAATTTTTTTGGTTGTAAAGTCTGATAAATCAAAGTATGTCGAAATGATATCAAGGCATGATCACGATTCACATTATCTATTTGTCTTATATGTACAATAAAAAATCAACACCAAATGAAACATATTCAACAACTTCACTGAATCAGGATGTGTCCAAAagacatcaacaacaacatttgAGTCTTCCCTATTTCTTGTCCAACACATATATTTCTCTCTATGAATAAGACTCAACAATATTTGCATTTCCGTCAATGAACCTCTATTGCCCGCATTGTATGTAGATCTAGATTTATACACTTGGATAACACTGATGAGGTTTCCCAGATCTTTGTCTTTCAAGGCATAAATAATGTATCGTGGAGCCATGTTATACTTCGTCATGTTATTCACAAGCTGTCTCTCATGAACTTTTAGACGACCAAATATGTCATGGCCATATAAATCATCAGATAGTTTATGATTTATTATTTATGATTGTGAAACTCACACCTAACCATCACCTTCCAACCAATAACACTCGACGCAGATCTCATTCTAAAAGGGTTTTAACTTTCATACTATAAGTGTCCTATGAGGATTTACGGCTTTCAGATTCCTTTTATAATTACCTCCTCTCTCATAATCCAAAATCAATTTATCTTTTCCACCTCGTTGGCCATTTGCAGTATCATAACGAACAGTCATAACTATTATATCATGTTGTTTACCAATATTTTGTATTCAGACTAATACTTCAGATTGAGACTCAAATATCTATCATTTACATCACAGAAATAGTATACTATCACTATTATTCGATTCGCCATGTCTAAGAAAGTTTTGCGCCATTCATCTTAAAAGCCTTGGAGTTTATGTTGTTTTATCTAATTCAATTTCTCTTTCTTTAGAATTACTCTTTGTCCTGGTTTTAGCTTTTCCCACTTTGTTGTTTAGTTAATCTGTTCTTTATCAACAAAAGAAATACCTCAAAGTGTCGCCTAATATTCATGGTTGAATTTGTTTGGGAGCAAATCAATTTTTAACACCAAGAAACTGTATAACTCAATTAAGTAAAATTATATATTCTTTCTATATAGTATAAATCTCGGAATTCATGAACATGTACCAtatcagaatcggcaaagaatAGGTTGAAAGAAAAATCCAGGTATAAAAATGAAAGATAACACAAAATTTGTATTGGAGAGTTCCAACTATAAGTCATTGAATAAAGCAAATCAAGGATTATGATCAAAATTGAATCGAAATTAGCACTCAGATACAGGCAGCCTCAACTCAGCAAAGTCCAATCTTTTTCTTTCCACTGAAGTCTCCAAAAAATATAGTGGATTTTGCCCAAGACCAACTACCGCGAACGGCTCTCCACCAGCTCGTCGTCATCATCTGTTCCAAAATATCGATCCCCAAATTCGCCCATCCCAGGAATGACACTGAAGTCTTCATTTAAACAAATGTCAATCTCGGATGTCACAATTTTTATTCTTGGAAATCTTTTGCAGACCATATGCAGACCTTGAGGTGCCTGGCAAGACGAGAGAGAACATGTAAATCATTGAATacaagaagaaaaaaaaagagaaaatatcaaaaaaaaatgCAAGATATTCAAATTAACTAAAGATATCAATAACTTACTGATATGAGGTTGAGAAATATAATGTTGGACTCTGGAACACCCTTTCTTAATATTAAAGAAATTGCCTGAACAGCAGAATTACCTAAAGATGAAGATATTCTAAAGTTAATCAAAACTAAAATCAACAAATTATATGTCAAACTTAAATCACAGGTATTATTGCTGACTGCTGCATAACTAAAAATTGGAGTAGATTACTTATGCTTCATGTGCATTTTTACACCTTAGACCAGCTTTAAATTAAACATACATTACAAGAATGACACACCTGTGCCTAAAATAGGATCCAACAGTAACACATGCCTATCTGAGATATCATTTGGCAGCTTTTCATATACTAGCTGCTCAATAATCAAGGAATGAGTTAGACAATGTGAAATGAAACAAACGGAAATATATACTTAATTCTCCGGTATATAGGTGGACAACAAACCTGCTGACCGTTGTCACCTTCTCTATGAATAAGAATTTTACCAATCTTGATACCTTTACAGCATGCTCGCAAAGCATTCTCCATGCTTTCCCCACTGAAATTAGATCataacattaaatttaagaacAGAGTTTTTTTTCTCAGAAATAAATTTTAGAAGAAAAACTGTAGTAATCTTAGCTTCACATCAAATTGAGTAGAACGGAAATAAGAACTAGCCTTTTAAAACATAGTGGGGGAATAAATCTAATTTCAAGGAAAACATTCTTATTTCCAAACCCATATTGAAAAAAGATCATCCATTTGTTTGTGGAATTGTTTGAGGATTATGAAGGTTTTCTAGACAATATTTTATCATTCAGATAAGTTTGTTTTGGAATAGACAGAATACCTCCTGATAATGGAGACACCACACAACCTCTTACAAAAATCCACACCACTGTATACAGACCCTGCATTGAAGGACAAAAATCAGCTATTACCATAACACGGTTGTGATATGAAGCAAACAAATTCTATCCCGTAAATATCCGAACAAGTATGTCAGCTATACAGAGACGGACAGGATTTTTTTCCAGTGTGGCAGTTGCTGCAATTAACCTCCTACCAACAATCTAACAAGCACAACATGACAAACAATGAATTCCCATTCTATCAGCAAGTATCTCTATGACATGAAAGTCAGAATGCAGAAGTAGTTTACAGCCCTTCCATGATGTCCTATATAGAGATAAATCAATTCTAAAAGAAGACCAAGAACATGTAGTTCACATTTCACTCAAGACAAAGAAACCAGAGATGGTGCCCTTGAACGCTTAGGAACTACTACAAAAAGCAGTGGAAATCAGCGTTGGGCGTGAGGGGGACTTACCAGTAGGAGTGATTACTTGCTTTTCTGTGAATGGAAGATGTCCTAGGCCATGTTCTACAACCTGGCAAAGTGAGGGAACTGTTGTGATAAAGAAAATCCCATTCCCATGCCACCTCAAAAACTAAAAGTAACAAATGAACCATTGCACCCTATGTACATACCAAACGAATCAAACGGTCAGCATAAAATACAAAGTCATGTTTCTTTGTCTGAGAATCGCGTATCAGGGTGTGCATGCCCCTTATCTGCAAAGCAAGAATTACCGTGATGATTCAATTTTGGTGGAAAATTTAACATATCTCGCTGGACGGGAAAAGATAGAATAGGATTACTGAATGTCAATAAACAGTAAGAAAGAGGCACCTGAAAAGTAGACTGAATGACATATAAATTAGGATATATTTTACAGAGGTCATGCTGACCAAGCTTTGTGCGAATATGCTGCACAATCAAATCAATGGCTACATGATTATCTCCTCCACGGGGTATAATGATATCAGCATACTTCTTTGTAGGAAGGATAAAGTCATCAAAAGCCGGCTTCACAAATTTTGAATACTGCATCAAATATGTTAAACATCAGCAACTAGAATATGCATGGTGAGAAGAGTATATATAGGTTTGATCACCATCATCATCAATCCCAACTCCATAAAAACTAAACAATGACACGCTTCCTAATCAAGGTACTTGAAAATAATAACATAAGAAATGTGACGGGGGGCTGGAAGTTGCTACCTGGTCAAGCACTGCTTCAATATTACGTGCATTATCGGCAGTATCACGCTTAATCCTTCTTGACAGACGAAGATCAGCATCTGCACTGAACATTTAACGACGTAAAGTGACAGCTTAACTATGACTAAAACCCATGAAATGCACTTGTAAAATAGCTGTAAAGTAGACATAGGTAACTAGTGAGAAAATAGGAAGTAGGGAAGGGGGGGAAGATATAGCATCACTAGCCCCTGCATAAGGCATTTGTTTAGATAATGCGAATAGTATGAATTTTAGTATGTCATAATGTAAACCATGGAAGGAAAGAGCAATGTGATTTTAAGGAAAACAAATATGGCAACAAATCATATACTATATTAATTAAGAAATGTCACAAAAAACTACAACAGAAATAGATATACTAGTTAGAATGGAACAAAAATGATAAGGGACCTGTGTCAACAAATATCTTCATATTCATCAAGGCCCTGACACGTGGATCATGGAAAACAAGGATGCCTTCCAAAATTATAACATCTGCAGGGTTTACCTGCAAAACACGTTAAAACAGCATAAATTGGAAGCATGTGCTGCATGATTTGGAAATCATTAATACACTAAATTATTCTAATTCAAAATACGAAATTATCATAAATACCCTTCTTGCAGGAAACACATTGTTCTTGTAACCCTTAAAATCATACTTTGGAACATCTACTGCTTGGCTATGCTTCAATTTGTCCATGACAGTTACCAATCTCTCCGTATCAAAAGCATCTGAAGATATCAACAAAACGCGTTAGGAACAATGCAAGGAGCAGCCATAGAAGTCAAGAACCACCATTCACACGCGCACTACGAAAATTCAGAGGTCATTTCAATATAATTCTGCTACCTTATCAAATTTCAGGTGAATTTCATTTACTACAGCGCTACTAATGTTTCTGATATGTAAAATATGTAGTAGTTTTATTAGCTGTATTAATCTATTAACTAAATACAAGAAATTCAAGGTTCGGTACTGAACTTAGTTCACGCTTTCATATGCTCGACACAAATCACATATTCTGACATGTAAAATATGCACTAGTTTTATCAACTGTATTAATAATCTATTAACTAAATACAAGAATATTCAAGGTTTGGTACTTCATTAGATCAATACTTAATTTCAAGTCTCTGACTGCTAATTCTGAGGTCAGTTATGTTTCAATAAATATTTCTGAGTCTATACTTTCCCTTGATATTCCTAAAGAATTCAGAGAGTAAGAAAGATGCTGTTAACACTCGTAAAATGTGGTGAAGGAGAATTGTAGGACATGAGGGAAAAGATAAAAATGAACTACAAACCTCCTAAAAAACCAACCTGATTCAAGAAAACCACCCCAATGAAGTAGATACATACTTCATAGAATATgataaaatattttaatatcaAGAGAAAGTCACTTATAATGAGAAACTGATGAGTACAATTGAACTGACCAGGATGATCAAAGTTGTAGTCTTGTACCCTTTTAAGTTCCTCCTCAGTCAAGTTATGATAAAAGGAATCCTGTAGTGAATTGAATGGTTAATTT includes these proteins:
- the LOC127117547 gene encoding uridine kinase-like protein 3; the protein is MNTKSVEDLMDCSSEVHYSGFHMDGLEQRKGGTEQPTTSAIDEYKQPFLIGVAGGSASGKTAVCDMIIQQLHDQRVVLVNQDSFYHNLTEEELKRVQDYNFDHPDAFDTERLVTVMDKLKHSQAVDVPKYDFKGYKNNVFPARRVNPADVIILEGILVFHDPRVRALMNMKIFVDTDADLRLSRRIKRDTADNARNIEAVLDQYSKFVKPAFDDFILPTKKYADIIIPRGGDNHVAIDLIVQHIRTKLGQHDLCKIYPNLYVIQSTFQIRGMHTLIRDSQTKKHDFVFYADRLIRLVVEHGLGHLPFTEKQVITPTGSVYSGVDFCKRLCGVSIIRSGESMENALRACCKGIKIGKILIHREGDNGQQLVYEKLPNDISDRHVLLLDPILGTGNSAVQAISLILRKGVPESNIIFLNLISAPQGLHMVCKRFPRIKIVTSEIDICLNEDFSVIPGMGEFGDRYFGTDDDDELVESRSR